A genome region from Nitrosopumilus oxyclinae includes the following:
- the bioA gene encoding adenosylmethionine--8-amino-7-oxononanoate transaminase → MKSSVWHPNTQMKEWDKFTKITSAKGVWLTDSKGNKMIDGVASMWCNVWGHSNPQLIKAINQQSKKLQHSSQFNLTTEPAEKLADSLVKISPKMHKVFYSDNGSSAMEIAIKIALQYWKNRGNKKKTEIATLENGYHGDTFGAMSVGYVPEFFGKFKKQLFSTIQFPVPNKYRVPKGFTLTDYENYCLDKIEKRFSKKDNIAAFVLESGAQVAGGVIIYPKGFQKKISHICKKHDILFVLDEIATGFGRLGSMTQYEEQKSIPDIIAYGKMLTGGYLTMAATLTNKKIYDSFLGEFNDWRHLFHGHTYTGNPIAAAVAYENIIMYKKKNLIKKIQKTSKVFEKLHNEISEIDIVGDIRHKGMLMGIELVKDKSKKIPISPKKSINKIFFEEGKKNGIYLRTLGNIVMLVPPLAISESELDLLLKRTISTIKSAKSKMV, encoded by the coding sequence TTGAAAAGTTCTGTCTGGCATCCAAACACTCAGATGAAAGAATGGGACAAATTTACAAAAATCACCAGTGCAAAAGGAGTATGGCTAACAGATTCTAAAGGGAATAAAATGATTGATGGTGTAGCCTCAATGTGGTGTAACGTTTGGGGACATTCAAACCCACAACTAATCAAGGCCATTAATCAACAAAGCAAAAAACTGCAACATTCATCACAGTTTAACCTAACAACAGAGCCTGCAGAAAAACTTGCAGACAGTCTTGTAAAGATATCACCTAAGATGCACAAGGTGTTTTATTCAGATAACGGCTCATCTGCAATGGAGATTGCAATCAAAATAGCATTACAGTATTGGAAAAATAGAGGCAATAAAAAGAAAACAGAGATTGCAACATTAGAAAATGGATATCACGGAGATACATTTGGAGCAATGTCTGTAGGATATGTACCAGAGTTCTTTGGTAAATTTAAAAAACAATTATTTTCAACAATACAATTTCCAGTTCCAAATAAATACAGAGTACCAAAAGGATTTACATTAACAGACTATGAAAATTATTGCTTAGATAAAATTGAAAAAAGATTTTCTAAAAAAGATAACATTGCAGCATTTGTATTGGAGAGTGGTGCACAGGTTGCAGGAGGAGTTATAATTTATCCTAAAGGATTTCAAAAAAAGATCAGCCACATATGTAAAAAACATGATATATTATTTGTTTTAGATGAAATAGCAACAGGATTTGGTAGATTGGGATCAATGACACAGTATGAAGAACAAAAAAGCATTCCAGACATTATAGCATATGGGAAAATGTTAACTGGAGGATATCTTACCATGGCTGCAACTTTAACAAACAAGAAAATCTATGATTCATTTTTAGGTGAATTTAATGATTGGAGACATTTATTTCATGGACACACGTACACTGGAAACCCAATTGCAGCAGCTGTTGCATATGAGAATATCATAATGTACAAGAAAAAGAATTTGATTAAGAAAATTCAAAAAACATCCAAAGTGTTTGAAAAACTTCATAACGAAATTTCAGAGATAGATATCGTAGGAGACATTCGACATAAGGGGATGCTTATGGGAATTGAACTAGTAAAGGACAAATCAAAAAAAATACCAATTTCGCCTAAAAAATCCATAAATAAAATCTTCTTTGAGGAAGGAAAAAAGAACGGAATCTATCTCAGAACATTAGGAAACATAGTCATGCTTGTACCCCCATTGGCAATATCTGAATCAGAGTTAGATTTACTCCTAAAAAGAACAATATCTACAATCAAGTCTGCAAAATCAAAGATGGTTTGA
- the bioB gene encoding biotin synthase BioB → MSILEFIKECQEKVFSGNHITVDDAKKLLDVPEENLKDLARCANEITRDFNGDKVDVEQLNNIKKNACSEDCTFCGQSAFFDTGIESYQLPTPEEVVIKAKKAMAEGAESYCLVAAWREPSTNDFQKVCKIITEINDKVGISVECSLGFLTPEQAKKLKELKVKRYNHNLETAKSKFSEICTTHTYEDRLKTLGIAREAGLELCTGGIIGLGETREQRLELTLELARLYPEEVTINILVPVPGTPLELQADLPNSEIVRMFSVIRFLLPESVIKISGGRETNLDDSGEELLQSGANGIITAGYLTMGGNEAEKDRKMIEKIGLQA, encoded by the coding sequence ATGAGTATTTTGGAATTCATCAAAGAATGTCAAGAAAAAGTATTTTCAGGAAATCACATAACAGTAGATGATGCAAAGAAACTACTAGACGTTCCTGAGGAGAATCTCAAAGATTTAGCCAGATGTGCAAATGAGATTACTCGAGATTTTAATGGAGACAAAGTGGATGTTGAACAATTAAACAATATTAAAAAAAATGCATGTAGTGAAGACTGTACATTTTGTGGACAATCTGCATTTTTTGATACAGGAATAGAATCATATCAATTACCAACGCCAGAAGAAGTAGTAATCAAGGCAAAAAAAGCAATGGCAGAAGGAGCAGAGTCATATTGTCTTGTTGCAGCATGGAGAGAACCATCCACTAATGATTTTCAAAAGGTATGCAAAATCATTACAGAAATTAACGATAAAGTAGGAATTAGTGTTGAATGCAGTTTGGGTTTCCTTACACCCGAACAAGCAAAAAAACTCAAAGAGCTCAAAGTAAAAAGATACAATCATAATTTAGAAACTGCAAAATCAAAATTCTCAGAAATATGTACAACTCACACATATGAAGACAGATTAAAAACACTAGGCATTGCAAGAGAAGCTGGATTAGAATTGTGCACCGGTGGAATTATCGGGTTAGGAGAAACACGAGAGCAAAGATTAGAGTTAACTTTAGAATTAGCTAGACTATATCCAGAAGAAGTAACAATTAACATCCTAGTTCCAGTTCCAGGAACACCATTAGAATTACAAGCAGATTTGCCAAATTCTGAAATTGTCAGAATGTTTTCTGTGATCAGGTTCCTATTACCTGAATCAGTTATCAAAATATCAGGTGGACGTGAAACAAATCTGGATGATTCCGGAGAAGAGTTACTTCAAAGTGGAGCAAATGGAATTATCACTGCAGGATACCTCACCATGGGTGGAAATGAGGCTGAAAAAGACCGTAAAATGATTGAAAAAATTGGCCTTCAAGCATAA
- a CDS encoding aminotransferase class I/II-fold pyridoxal phosphate-dependent enzyme: MKKLAFKHKLNFVDSELKNLKQKNLYRKMKYGIANGSKITINNKQFLNLCSNDYLGIPTSKIQIKQLQSSSRLVSGNDESYRKLEEALAKHKSHQNCLIYPTGYMANLGAISAIAKKGDLILSDELNHASIIESCKLTDAKISIYKHNDMQDLNKKIKQKGKNKFVITEGIFSMDGDLSSLKQITEISNKSNAITIVDDAHGDFVIGKDGKGTPDHFKVAKEIDLYISSLSKGLGSFGGYVSSHNNVIDLCVNKSKSFIYTSALPSFLVEYSFKRFQSNREKQKRKLVKNTEQLTKGLKQVGFEINSTSQIIPIIIGDEKKAMQFGNFLFDSGIFAQPIRYPTVPKNQARLRISVTAWLSGTEIENSLKIFEKAYKKFYN, translated from the coding sequence TTGAAAAAATTGGCCTTCAAGCATAAACTGAACTTTGTAGATTCAGAATTAAAAAATCTGAAACAAAAAAATCTTTATCGTAAAATGAAATATGGAATAGCCAATGGTTCCAAAATAACTATCAATAACAAACAGTTTCTCAACTTGTGCTCAAATGATTATTTAGGAATTCCAACTTCAAAAATTCAAATCAAACAACTACAATCAAGTTCTAGACTAGTCTCAGGAAATGATGAATCATATAGAAAATTAGAAGAAGCACTGGCAAAACACAAATCACATCAAAATTGTCTAATCTACCCTACAGGATATATGGCAAATTTGGGTGCAATTTCAGCAATTGCAAAAAAAGGAGATTTGATTCTCAGTGATGAATTAAACCATGCAAGTATAATTGAATCATGCAAGTTAACTGATGCTAAAATTTCAATTTACAAACATAATGACATGCAAGATTTAAATAAAAAAATAAAACAAAAAGGAAAAAACAAATTTGTTATAACTGAAGGAATTTTTAGTATGGATGGTGATTTATCATCATTAAAGCAGATTACTGAAATTTCAAATAAATCAAATGCCATTACAATAGTAGATGATGCACACGGGGATTTTGTAATAGGTAAAGATGGAAAGGGAACACCAGACCATTTTAAAGTTGCAAAGGAAATTGATTTGTATATCAGTAGTTTAAGTAAAGGGTTAGGATCATTTGGAGGGTATGTTTCATCTCACAACAATGTAATTGATTTATGTGTAAATAAATCAAAATCTTTCATCTATACTTCAGCACTACCATCTTTTTTGGTAGAGTATTCATTCAAACGATTCCAATCAAATAGAGAAAAACAAAAAAGAAAACTAGTAAAAAATACAGAACAACTTACAAAAGGGCTCAAACAAGTGGGTTTTGAAATAAATTCTACAAGTCAAATTATCCCAATAATCATAGGGGATGAAAAAAAAGCAATGCAATTTGGGAATTTTTTGTTTGATAGTGGGATATTTGCACAACCAATAAGATATCCAACAGTTCCAAAGAACCAAGCAAGACTGAGAATTTCAGTTACAGCGTGGTTATCAGGCACTGAAATTGAAAATTCACTAAAGATTTTTGAAAAAGCCTACAAAAAATTTTACAACTAG
- a CDS encoding cytochrome c biogenesis CcdA family protein, translating to MADPTIFVAVLAGLGSFVAPCILPMIPAFLAYISGTTVTELGSKNGTVLSINRANIILNTIFFVLGFSVVFSILGVLINSVLSSAASNFTESLNMIGGVIIVSFGIFLLLSTKIRALNVEKKFFPKNSKSSYPMSFVFGLAFAAGWTPCVGPILGTILTLAATTPSISFSLLLAYSLGLGIPFILIGIFFSRATRIIRSMSKHLKYYNVILGAFIIILGILVFTNQLAYIANFPLLNELVLLG from the coding sequence ATGGCAGATCCTACTATTTTTGTAGCAGTACTTGCAGGTTTGGGTTCATTTGTTGCGCCTTGTATCTTACCCATGATCCCAGCTTTTCTAGCTTATATCTCAGGTACAACTGTAACTGAATTAGGTTCCAAAAACGGAACTGTTCTCTCAATTAATAGAGCAAATATTATTCTAAACACAATATTTTTTGTATTAGGCTTTTCAGTAGTGTTTTCCATACTAGGAGTTTTAATCAACAGTGTTCTTTCTAGTGCGGCAAGCAATTTTACAGAAAGTCTGAACATGATAGGAGGCGTCATCATCGTTTCATTTGGAATATTTTTGTTATTATCTACAAAAATTCGGGCATTAAATGTAGAAAAGAAGTTTTTTCCTAAAAATTCAAAATCAAGTTATCCAATGTCATTTGTGTTTGGGTTAGCATTTGCTGCGGGATGGACACCATGTGTTGGTCCAATACTTGGAACGATTCTTACTTTAGCTGCAACTACACCATCAATTTCATTTAGTTTGTTGTTAGCATATTCATTAGGATTAGGAATTCCATTTATTTTGATAGGAATCTTTTTTTCTAGAGCCACAAGGATAATTCGTTCAATGTCAAAACATCTAAAATACTATAATGTAATTTTAGGTGCATTCATTATTATTTTAGGGATTTTGGTATTTACAAATCAACTTGCATATATTGCAAATTTTCCACTTCTTAACGAGTTGGTACTCCTAGGGTGA
- a CDS encoding redoxin family protein, with protein MNSEIKTGIIFGIIIAAGLGVVGVIFSSLDQDVQSSTTFTDMNSLSEIDKSGFKKAPKLVGIANHLNTTPEELSKEIEDKVVLYDIWTYSCINCIRTLPYITAWDDKYSDQGLLIVGIHSPEFEFEKDPKNVQIAIDKYGIEYPVVLDNDMETWKAFENRYWPRKYIADHEGYIRYDHIGEGSYQETEKVIQKLLEERSTSLGIQMTSTTSLVDIEEFEHTIFRTPELYFGYKFAQNRNQLGSEEGFHPGKTISYSEPENIDLHKFYPIGDWKNYDDSMKLISETGTIKLLYNAKEVNIVTENSAELEIFLDGEPVSSEYAGKDIADNNIVHVTEPGLYNIINSDMSSSHLMEIKVEGSGFQIFTFTFG; from the coding sequence ATGAATTCAGAAATTAAAACAGGGATAATTTTCGGAATCATCATAGCTGCAGGATTAGGAGTTGTAGGAGTAATTTTCTCATCATTGGATCAAGATGTGCAATCATCTACCACATTCACAGATATGAATTCACTTTCAGAAATTGACAAATCAGGATTTAAAAAAGCACCAAAATTAGTAGGGATTGCCAATCATCTTAACACCACACCAGAAGAATTATCTAAAGAGATAGAAGACAAGGTTGTTCTGTATGATATTTGGACTTATAGTTGCATCAATTGCATCAGAACATTACCATACATTACTGCATGGGATGACAAATATTCTGATCAAGGATTACTAATTGTAGGAATTCATTCACCTGAATTTGAATTTGAGAAAGATCCCAAAAATGTTCAAATTGCCATTGACAAATATGGAATAGAATATCCTGTTGTATTAGATAATGATATGGAAACTTGGAAAGCTTTTGAAAATAGATATTGGCCAAGAAAATACATTGCAGATCATGAAGGATACATCAGATATGATCATATTGGAGAGGGCAGCTATCAAGAAACTGAAAAAGTTATTCAGAAATTATTAGAAGAACGATCCACATCATTAGGAATTCAGATGACATCAACAACATCTCTTGTAGATATTGAAGAGTTTGAACATACAATATTTAGAACTCCTGAACTGTATTTTGGTTACAAGTTTGCACAAAATAGAAATCAATTAGGTAGTGAAGAAGGATTTCATCCAGGGAAAACTATATCATATTCTGAACCAGAAAACATAGACTTGCATAAATTCTACCCAATAGGAGATTGGAAGAATTATGATGACAGTATGAAATTAATCTCCGAAACAGGGACTATCAAGTTACTTTACAATGCCAAAGAAGTAAACATTGTAACTGAGAATTCAGCAGAATTGGAAATATTTTTGGATGGAGAACCAGTATCATCAGAATATGCAGGCAAAGATATTGCCGATAACAATATTGTACATGTAACAGAGCCAGGATTGTACAATATTATCAATAGTGACATGAGTTCTAGTCACCTTATGGAGATCAAAGTGGAAGGAAGTGGATTTCAGATATTCACATTTACTTTTGGATAG
- a CDS encoding Snf7 family protein, whose protein sequence is MISNSWNKTEGESISQRVMGKVKPDEPLKNKIDFAQKKLQFQISKLEGINEKLRIKHDKIFEKIVNAQRNNKPAYAQAYAGELTQVRKMKNMVGGAKLSMEQVKLRLDTVSELGDVVVTLSPCMAIIKGLSPSLNGIMPEANASMQDLSQILGDVMSGSSVGIGDSMSMVPDTNADTLAILEEAHSVIAGQTKSTIPDIPDSLKQQIVEKKTDIFI, encoded by the coding sequence ATGATTAGTAACTCTTGGAACAAAACAGAAGGAGAAAGTATCTCTCAAAGAGTTATGGGAAAAGTAAAGCCAGATGAGCCGCTAAAAAACAAGATTGACTTTGCACAAAAAAAATTACAATTCCAGATTTCAAAATTAGAAGGAATTAATGAAAAATTACGGATAAAACATGATAAGATTTTTGAAAAAATAGTAAATGCACAAAGAAACAACAAACCTGCATACGCTCAGGCATACGCAGGGGAATTAACTCAAGTTAGAAAAATGAAGAACATGGTAGGCGGAGCAAAGCTATCCATGGAACAAGTCAAACTCAGATTAGATACAGTTTCAGAATTAGGAGATGTAGTAGTAACACTCAGTCCATGTATGGCAATAATCAAAGGTCTAAGTCCATCGCTAAATGGAATTATGCCAGAAGCAAATGCATCAATGCAAGATTTGTCACAAATACTAGGAGATGTAATGTCTGGTTCATCAGTAGGAATTGGAGATAGTATGAGTATGGTGCCAGATACAAACGCAGACACATTAGCTATTCTTGAGGAAGCACACAGTGTAATTGCAGGACAAACAAAGTCCACAATTCCAGATATACCAGATTCACTCAAACAGCAAATTGTTGAGAAAAAAACAGATATCTTCATCTAG
- a CDS encoding DUF371 domain-containing protein: MKFEIGFSGHENIRSNHQKTIEITKDSHLTLRGDCIIGVNAKSGCADLPEELKTKLKNPDSKVTFSIKVGDENFVIEGKGHPELILSHSDDIVIRKSDFICPRTLAIKCDKASDLLPRSMVKQLQDPKTLGTFTIAVE, translated from the coding sequence ATGAAATTTGAAATAGGATTTTCAGGTCATGAAAATATTCGTTCAAACCATCAAAAAACTATTGAAATTACAAAAGATTCACATCTGACTCTTCGAGGAGATTGTATTATTGGTGTAAATGCAAAATCTGGTTGTGCAGATTTACCTGAAGAATTGAAAACTAAACTCAAAAATCCTGATTCTAAAGTAACTTTTTCAATTAAAGTTGGAGATGAAAACTTTGTAATTGAAGGTAAAGGGCATCCTGAACTTATTTTATCTCATTCTGATGATATCGTAATTAGGAAAAGTGATTTTATCTGTCCACGTACACTTGCAATAAAATGTGACAAGGCATCTGATTTACTACCTAGGAGTATGGTGAAGCAATTACAAGATCCAAAAACTCTAGGTACATTTACTATTGCAGTTGAATGA
- the psmA gene encoding archaeal proteasome endopeptidase complex subunit alpha, with amino-acid sequence MLPAQQGYDRAITVFSPDGRLYQVEYAIETVRRGTIAVGVKCKDGIVIAVEEKPRKLQISETAQKIFQIDDHVGVAAAGYIPDARSQVDNARFFSQSNKMIYDEPVEVETIAKHLADQCQQYTQYAGVRPYGVALILGGVVNNTPQLYLTDPSGTYISYDAIAIGSGSDQVTDFLEKTYKEDLSLDDAAILASAGIYLSSEDKEGTNHIRMACIKKETGLYELVSDEQITKYATEAKTKYPHEQK; translated from the coding sequence ATGCTTCCTGCACAACAAGGTTACGATAGAGCAATTACAGTATTCTCACCAGACGGTAGACTATACCAAGTGGAATATGCTATTGAAACTGTAAGAAGAGGAACAATTGCTGTCGGAGTAAAATGCAAAGACGGTATTGTTATTGCAGTGGAAGAAAAACCAAGAAAATTACAAATTTCAGAAACTGCTCAAAAGATTTTCCAAATTGATGATCATGTAGGAGTTGCAGCAGCAGGATATATTCCAGATGCTAGAAGTCAGGTAGACAATGCAAGATTCTTTTCACAAAGTAACAAGATGATTTATGATGAGCCAGTGGAAGTCGAGACAATTGCTAAACACTTAGCTGATCAATGTCAACAATATACTCAATATGCAGGTGTAAGACCATATGGTGTTGCACTAATTCTAGGTGGAGTTGTAAACAACACACCACAATTGTATCTAACAGACCCTAGTGGAACATACATCTCTTATGATGCAATAGCAATTGGTTCTGGTTCTGATCAAGTAACTGACTTTTTAGAGAAAACATACAAAGAAGATCTTTCACTTGATGATGCTGCAATATTAGCTTCTGCAGGAATTTATCTTTCAAGTGAAGATAAAGAAGGAACAAACCATATCAGAATGGCATGCATCAAAAAAGAAACAGGGTTGTATGAATTAGTATCAGATGAACAGATTACAAAATATGCAACTGAAGCTAAAACAAAATACCCACACGAGCAAAAATAA